One Halobacterium sp. DL1 DNA window includes the following coding sequences:
- a CDS encoding phosphoesterase: MRQVVVVSDTHIPSRADELPDFVANELEDADLVVHAGDFDSEAAYDEIRDIADDLVAVRGNMDPRSLGLPKTETLWVEDVQFVVVHGTGPLDGYEERVRETVREERDDPNAVGISGHTHRLRDWTTDDVRMLNPGSATGADPAEEPSLLLLEVEEDAIDVTPRWE, from the coding sequence ATGAGACAAGTAGTCGTCGTCAGCGACACCCACATCCCGTCCCGCGCGGACGAACTGCCCGACTTCGTCGCCAACGAACTGGAGGACGCGGACCTCGTGGTCCACGCCGGGGACTTCGACAGCGAGGCGGCCTACGACGAGATTCGCGACATCGCGGACGACCTCGTCGCGGTCCGCGGGAACATGGACCCACGTAGCCTCGGCCTCCCCAAAACGGAGACGCTGTGGGTCGAGGACGTCCAGTTCGTCGTCGTCCACGGCACCGGCCCGCTGGACGGCTACGAGGAGCGCGTCCGCGAGACGGTGCGCGAGGAGCGCGACGACCCGAACGCTGTCGGTATCTCGGGGCACACCCACAGGCTTCGCGACTGGACGACCGACGACGTCCGGATGCTGAACCCGGGGAGCGCCACCGGCGCGGACCCCGCCGAAGAACCGTCGCTGCTTCTCCTCGAGGTCGAGGAGGACGCTATCGACGTGACCCCGCGCTGGGAGTGA
- a CDS encoding glutamine amidotransferase, producing MTVSAGVVAVQGDVSEHADAIRRAADAHGEDAEVVEIRTSGVVPDCDILLLPGGESTAISRLLAREGIDEEIRDHVAAGKPVLATCAGLIVASADANDERVDTLDLIDATVDRNAFGRQVDSFEAPLDVDGLDDPFPAVFIRAPLIAEVGDDVEVLATWEGDPVAVRDGPVVGTSFHPELTDDSRIHDLAFFPREEAVF from the coding sequence ATGACTGTCAGCGCTGGGGTCGTCGCGGTACAGGGCGACGTCTCCGAGCACGCCGACGCCATCCGCCGCGCGGCCGACGCCCACGGCGAGGACGCCGAGGTCGTGGAGATACGGACGAGCGGCGTGGTGCCCGACTGCGACATCCTCCTGCTGCCGGGCGGCGAGTCGACCGCCATCTCGCGGCTGCTCGCCCGCGAGGGCATCGACGAGGAGATACGAGACCACGTCGCCGCCGGGAAACCAGTGCTCGCGACCTGTGCGGGCCTCATCGTCGCCTCCGCGGACGCGAACGACGAGCGCGTGGACACCCTCGACCTCATCGACGCCACGGTCGACCGGAACGCGTTCGGCCGGCAGGTCGACTCCTTCGAGGCGCCACTCGACGTCGACGGCCTCGACGACCCGTTCCCCGCCGTGTTCATCCGCGCGCCGCTCATCGCCGAGGTCGGCGACGACGTCGAGGTGCTCGCGACCTGGGAGGGCGACCCGGTCGCGGTGCGGGACGGCCCCGTCGTCGGCACCTCCTTCCACCCCGAGTTGACCGACGACTCGCGAATCCACGACCTGGCGTTCTTCCCCAGGGAGGAGGCAGTCTTTTGA
- a CDS encoding thioredoxin produces MTVTLKDFYADWCGPCKTQDPILDDLEEDYDSVTFEKIDVDEAEDVANEYQVRSIPTIVVENDDGIVERFVGVTQREQLEDALDDAGA; encoded by the coding sequence ATGACAGTCACACTCAAGGACTTCTACGCGGACTGGTGTGGGCCCTGCAAGACCCAGGACCCGATCCTGGACGACCTCGAGGAGGACTACGACAGCGTCACCTTCGAGAAGATCGACGTCGACGAGGCCGAGGACGTCGCCAACGAGTACCAGGTTCGGTCGATTCCCACCATCGTCGTGGAGAACGACGACGGCATCGTCGAGCGGTTCGTCGGCGTCACGCAGCGCGAACAGCTCGAGGACGCCCTCGACGACGCGGGCGCCTGA
- a CDS encoding GTP-binding protein (binds guanine nucleotides; depletion results in defective cell division) — protein MFENRPDRSDEVVLVGRSNVGKSTLMREITGHKVPTGQKPGVTRQPNHFDWASEDFMVTDLPGFGFMSGVEDDHREQIKTDIVHYLEANADDILVGVLVLDGKAAVDIIDRHSGDDEIPHVVELFYLLEDLGIAPVVAVNKMDKVDDRDERLDDIADRLGLLPPWKQWQDTIAPITAKTGNIQALNEAVRTHLEAAKRDDLKQFF, from the coding sequence ATGTTCGAGAACCGACCGGACCGGAGCGACGAGGTCGTGCTCGTCGGCCGGTCGAACGTCGGGAAGTCGACGCTGATGCGCGAGATTACGGGGCACAAGGTACCGACGGGACAGAAACCCGGCGTCACCCGCCAGCCCAACCACTTCGACTGGGCGAGCGAGGACTTCATGGTCACCGACCTGCCCGGCTTCGGGTTCATGTCCGGCGTCGAGGACGACCACCGCGAGCAGATCAAGACAGACATCGTCCACTACCTCGAGGCCAACGCCGACGACATCCTGGTCGGCGTGCTCGTCCTCGACGGGAAGGCCGCCGTCGACATCATCGACCGCCACTCCGGCGACGACGAGATTCCACACGTCGTCGAACTGTTCTACCTGCTCGAGGACCTCGGCATCGCGCCCGTCGTCGCCGTCAACAAGATGGACAAGGTCGACGACCGCGACGAACGGCTGGACGACATCGCAGACCGCCTCGGCCTGCTCCCGCCGTGGAAACAGTGGCAGGACACCATCGCCCCCATCACCGCCAAGACCGGCAACATCCAGGCACTCAACGAGGCCGTCCGCACCCACCTCGAGGCCGCGAAGCGCGACGACCTGAAGCAGTTCTTCTAG
- a CDS encoding phosphoribosyl-ATP pyrophosphatase — translation MSDGDADDVLRELFAVVEDRKETLPEDSYTASLFTHEKGENAALEKLGEETTEFLLAAKDGDTDELAHEGADVVYHMLVVLAEHDMDVEDLLDELRARR, via the coding sequence GTGAGCGACGGGGACGCTGACGACGTACTCCGCGAACTGTTCGCGGTCGTCGAGGACCGCAAGGAGACGCTCCCGGAGGACTCCTACACGGCGAGTCTGTTCACCCACGAGAAGGGCGAGAACGCCGCCCTCGAGAAACTCGGCGAGGAGACCACGGAGTTCCTGCTCGCCGCGAAGGACGGCGACACCGACGAACTCGCCCACGAAGGCGCCGACGTCGTCTACCACATGCTCGTCGTGCTCGCCGAACACGACATGGACGTCGAGGACCTGCTGGACGAACTCCGGGCGCGTCGCTGA
- a CDS encoding preprotein translocase subunit SecG (Sec61beta; part of the protein translocase complex; may help to stabilize the complex): MSSDSGGLMSSAGLVRYFDSEDPNAIQIDPRSVVATGAFFGVVVLLLQFFV, translated from the coding sequence ATGAGTAGTGACTCCGGCGGACTGATGTCCAGTGCGGGCCTCGTCCGGTACTTCGACTCGGAAGACCCCAACGCAATCCAGATCGACCCGCGCTCCGTCGTCGCCACGGGCGCGTTCTTCGGCGTCGTCGTGTTGCTCCTGCAGTTCTTCGTGTAG
- a CDS encoding GTP-binding protein — protein sequence MIFENLPTTPTSEELLDKAFSRAARSGRAKGGREAQESMLQTSSNILGDNLHNVVTEWPDFDQVDPFYYELADAILRKEYDSDEGIDALRQHLSEISWAASKTHDLGREYMGKLPHDTDGARKIRKQAFARMGSVMNQVADDLEAVGQARDALKNLPTIEPDDPTVVVAGYPNVGKSSFVNAVSSAKIETAEYPFTTKGIRVGHFEHERVRWQIVDTPGLLDRPADERNQIENQAVSALAHAGDVILFFLDPSGTCGYPLEDQRALRAEVAAQFPDVPLVTVCNKTDLSDEVEADCYMSVETGEGVEEALEAAIEAVGFEPKLPFEE from the coding sequence ATGATTTTCGAGAACCTGCCGACGACGCCCACGTCGGAGGAACTCCTCGACAAGGCGTTCTCGCGGGCGGCGCGCTCGGGGCGGGCGAAGGGGGGCCGGGAGGCCCAGGAGTCGATGCTGCAGACGTCCTCGAACATCCTCGGGGACAACCTCCACAACGTGGTGACGGAGTGGCCGGACTTCGACCAGGTGGACCCGTTCTACTACGAACTCGCCGACGCCATCCTGCGCAAGGAGTACGACAGCGACGAGGGTATCGACGCGCTCCGACAGCACCTCTCGGAGATATCGTGGGCGGCCTCGAAGACCCACGACCTCGGCCGGGAGTACATGGGGAAACTCCCCCACGACACGGACGGCGCCCGGAAGATTCGCAAGCAGGCGTTCGCGCGGATGGGGTCGGTGATGAACCAGGTTGCCGACGACCTCGAGGCGGTCGGGCAGGCGCGGGACGCGCTGAAGAACCTGCCCACCATCGAACCCGACGACCCGACCGTCGTCGTCGCGGGCTACCCGAACGTCGGGAAGTCGTCGTTCGTCAACGCGGTGTCGAGTGCGAAGATCGAGACCGCGGAGTACCCGTTCACGACGAAGGGCATCCGCGTCGGGCACTTCGAGCACGAGCGCGTGCGCTGGCAGATCGTCGACACGCCGGGGCTGCTCGACCGCCCGGCCGACGAGCGCAACCAGATCGAGAACCAGGCCGTCTCCGCGCTCGCGCACGCTGGTGACGTCATCCTCTTCTTCCTCGACCCGAGCGGGACGTGTGGCTACCCCCTCGAGGACCAGCGCGCGCTCCGCGCGGAGGTCGCCGCGCAGTTCCCGGACGTCCCACTCGTGACGGTCTGCAACAAGACCGACCTCTCCGACGAGGTGGAGGCGGACTGCTACATGAGCGTGGAGACCGGCGAGGGCGTCGAAGAAGCGCTCGAAGCCGCAATCGAGGCTGTCGGCTTCGAACCCAAACTGCCGTTCGAGGAGTAG
- a CDS encoding transglutaminase, giving the protein MSTARLGRVDLDLSGVSGRRAAATACIAIAVGAYLSVLYDVVTVVGDTPTFLAAVVASVVLAGVLRALPSKYAFGLASTLLVGGLAFYLLAVPPAYFAVLSPSRVLQDTVALLTGYSVMRMPAAGVWAVAVAPAPTFLAAYFTARTEYARAAGVASLALGFFVLTGDSTTTTTLVGVLAVTGAVGFGTLAAHGASARQTQVLAAVLALMIVGSATVTAVPGGRSPLVPSSTTASAGSLVSADGYVGVGGSLRLDPKVQFVVESDEPSYYRASVYDRFTGNGWVQTADVSTDKGAPPPTGERIEHRITAKRTLDLLPSAPVPQSVSGVDATITESGLLLSGPTLRAGDSYTVSSRTPTPAESDLADARGETPQAVRDTYLQLPDSTSENVVDLADRITEDADSNYRQATAIEQWLEANKEYSLDARGSRGNLVNDFVLNREIGYCTYYASSMVVMLRSQGVPARFVTGYTEGQRVGEDEWVVRGVDSHAWVEVYVPDRGWIRFDPTPATERTSAEDDRVQTARENGVEGVDAAGSENGTWAPATTTTPTGTASDLAADEPLRATSDPQAFQDGAGANERNGSNVVNVTAPALDGSGGSDDGPTLPPLSTLAVWAVLLVGLTAVLRFTGLADRAYRALWLRWLPDTGDPVEEVEAAFERVEYVLGKRYRPRNAGETVRNYVVDVRAGDRAERVANLRERARYAGRVDEEDAAEAKRLARSLAAEYSRLPEPWR; this is encoded by the coding sequence GTGAGCACCGCTCGCCTCGGACGGGTCGACCTCGACCTGTCGGGCGTCTCCGGCCGCAGGGCCGCGGCGACGGCGTGCATCGCTATCGCCGTGGGGGCGTACCTCTCCGTGCTCTACGACGTGGTGACGGTGGTCGGCGATACGCCGACGTTCCTCGCCGCGGTCGTCGCTTCGGTGGTGCTCGCCGGCGTCCTGCGTGCGCTCCCGTCGAAGTACGCCTTCGGCCTCGCGTCCACGCTGCTCGTCGGCGGCCTCGCGTTCTACCTGCTGGCGGTGCCGCCGGCGTACTTCGCGGTGCTCTCCCCGTCGCGGGTTCTCCAGGACACCGTCGCGCTGCTCACCGGCTACTCCGTGATGCGGATGCCCGCCGCAGGCGTGTGGGCCGTCGCCGTCGCGCCCGCGCCGACGTTCCTCGCCGCGTACTTCACGGCCCGCACCGAGTACGCCCGGGCGGCCGGCGTCGCGTCGCTCGCACTGGGGTTCTTCGTGCTGACCGGCGACAGCACCACGACGACCACGCTCGTCGGCGTGCTGGCGGTGACGGGCGCCGTCGGGTTCGGCACGCTCGCCGCTCACGGCGCGAGCGCCCGGCAGACCCAGGTGCTCGCCGCGGTGCTCGCGTTGATGATCGTCGGCTCCGCGACGGTCACCGCGGTCCCCGGCGGCCGGTCACCGCTCGTTCCGTCGTCGACGACGGCGTCGGCGGGGAGTCTCGTGAGCGCCGACGGCTACGTCGGGGTCGGTGGGAGCCTCCGCCTCGACCCGAAGGTGCAGTTCGTCGTCGAGTCCGACGAGCCGTCGTACTACAGGGCGTCCGTCTACGACAGGTTCACCGGCAACGGATGGGTGCAGACGGCGGACGTGAGCACCGACAAGGGGGCGCCACCGCCGACCGGGGAGCGCATCGAACACCGCATCACGGCCAAGCGGACCCTCGACCTGCTGCCGTCCGCGCCGGTCCCGCAGTCGGTCAGCGGCGTCGACGCGACCATCACCGAGTCCGGTCTCCTGCTGTCCGGGCCGACCCTCCGCGCGGGCGACAGCTACACGGTGTCGAGTCGGACGCCCACGCCGGCGGAGTCGGACCTCGCCGACGCGAGAGGCGAGACGCCCCAGGCGGTCCGGGACACCTACCTCCAGTTACCGGACAGCACGAGCGAGAATGTCGTCGACCTCGCGGACCGCATCACGGAGGACGCGGACTCGAACTACCGGCAGGCGACGGCCATCGAGCAGTGGCTGGAGGCGAACAAGGAGTACTCCCTGGACGCCCGGGGCTCCAGGGGGAACCTCGTCAACGACTTCGTGCTGAACCGCGAGATCGGCTACTGCACGTACTACGCGAGTTCGATGGTCGTGATGTTGCGCTCGCAGGGCGTGCCCGCGCGGTTCGTCACCGGCTACACCGAGGGGCAGCGCGTCGGTGAAGACGAGTGGGTCGTCCGCGGTGTCGACTCCCACGCGTGGGTCGAGGTGTACGTCCCGGACCGGGGCTGGATACGCTTCGACCCGACGCCGGCCACCGAGCGCACGTCCGCCGAGGACGACCGCGTCCAGACGGCCCGCGAGAACGGCGTCGAAGGCGTCGACGCGGCCGGGAGCGAGAACGGCACGTGGGCGCCGGCCACCACGACGACGCCGACGGGGACCGCAAGCGACCTGGCTGCGGACGAACCCCTGCGCGCGACCAGCGACCCGCAGGCGTTCCAGGACGGTGCGGGTGCCAACGAGCGGAACGGCTCGAACGTCGTGAACGTGACGGCGCCGGCGCTGGACGGCAGTGGTGGGAGCGACGACGGCCCCACGCTGCCGCCACTTTCGACGCTGGCCGTCTGGGCCGTCCTCCTGGTCGGCCTGACCGCCGTCCTCCGGTTCACGGGGCTGGCCGACCGGGCGTACCGCGCGCTGTGGCTGCGGTGGCTGCCCGACACCGGCGACCCCGTCGAGGAGGTCGAGGCCGCCTTCGAGCGCGTCGAGTACGTGCTCGGGAAGCGCTACCGGCCGCGCAACGCCGGAGAGACGGTCCGGAACTACGTCGTGGACGTGCGCGCGGGCGACCGCGCCGAGCGCGTCGCGAACCTGCGCGAACGGGCCCGCTACGCGGGACGGGTCGACGAGGAGGACGCTGCCGAGGCGAAACGCCTCGCGCGGTCGCTGGCTGCCGAATACAGCCGCCTCCCCGAACCCTGGCGATAG
- a CDS encoding F420-0--gamma-glutamyl ligase (catalyzes the addition of gamma linked glutamate to 7,8-didemethyl-8-hydroxy-5-deazariboflavin (coenzyme F420-0)) yields MHAFAVPGLPEVRPGDELASLIAERAELADGDVVCVASTVVSKSEGQTARLSSFPAGPRAREIANRLADVTGEEKDPRFAQAVLEESTDVLMEAPFLLTETRFGHVGVNAGIDRSNTGDADILLLPKRPSESAERIQSKLDADVAVVVTDTSGRPFRHGQRGVALGWVGMPASRDWRGETDRDGHELAVTVESVVDELAATANLVSGEGDGGTPVVVVREFEFGDHAGSDELYREVEGDFVRQALRGWEYARD; encoded by the coding sequence ATGCACGCGTTCGCGGTGCCGGGACTGCCGGAGGTGCGGCCGGGCGACGAACTCGCCTCGCTGATCGCCGAGCGAGCGGAGCTGGCCGACGGCGACGTCGTCTGCGTCGCCAGCACCGTCGTCTCGAAGTCCGAGGGGCAGACCGCCCGCCTCTCGTCGTTCCCCGCGGGGCCGCGCGCCCGGGAGATAGCTAACCGCCTCGCCGACGTCACTGGCGAGGAGAAGGACCCCCGGTTCGCGCAGGCCGTCCTCGAGGAGTCGACGGACGTACTGATGGAGGCACCGTTCCTACTGACGGAGACGCGGTTCGGGCACGTCGGCGTCAACGCCGGCATCGACCGCTCGAACACCGGCGATGCGGACATCCTGCTCCTGCCGAAGCGGCCGTCGGAGAGCGCCGAACGAATCCAGTCGAAGCTCGACGCGGACGTCGCGGTGGTCGTCACGGACACGTCCGGGCGGCCGTTCCGGCACGGCCAGCGCGGCGTCGCACTCGGGTGGGTGGGGATGCCCGCGTCCCGGGACTGGCGGGGGGAGACCGACCGTGACGGCCACGAGCTCGCGGTGACCGTCGAGAGCGTCGTGGACGAACTTGCGGCGACGGCGAACCTCGTCTCCGGGGAAGGCGACGGCGGTACGCCCGTGGTGGTCGTGCGGGAGTTCGAGTTCGGCGACCACGCTGGCAGCGACGAACTGTACCGCGAGGTCGAGGGGGACTTCGTGCGGCAGGCGCTCCGGGGGTGGGAGTATGCGCGGGATTGA
- a CDS encoding 5,10-methylenetetrahydrofolate reductase yields the protein MRGIELTPEVPVTDVAALGERAERAGFDAVFASCHYNNRDPFVALDRVAAATDDVLVGPGVANPYETHPVKLASQVATLDEVSGGRAVLGVGAGDASTLRNLGFERDRPLRRVLETFKVAQDLWAGERVDHDGTFVARDAGLNYEVGEVPVYVGAQGPHMLRMAGKHADGVLVNASHPRDLAWSADRVAEGVEDRVAPGDVDVAAFASVSVAEDAEKALAAARPPVAFIAAGAAPPVLDRHGIDRERASEIGEQIESGEFSRAFELVTDGMLEAFCLAGDPKDVAEQLSAVTDHVDSVVAGSPLGPDRETAVGLLAAAFDDAGV from the coding sequence ATGCGCGGGATTGAGCTCACGCCCGAGGTTCCTGTCACCGACGTCGCGGCGCTCGGAGAGCGAGCGGAGCGAGCGGGGTTCGACGCGGTGTTCGCGTCGTGTCACTACAACAACCGCGACCCGTTCGTCGCGCTGGACCGCGTAGCCGCGGCGACGGACGACGTGCTCGTTGGGCCCGGTGTGGCGAACCCCTACGAGACACACCCCGTGAAACTCGCCTCGCAGGTGGCGACCCTCGACGAGGTGAGCGGTGGGCGGGCGGTGCTGGGCGTCGGCGCGGGCGACGCGTCCACGTTGCGGAACCTCGGATTCGAGCGCGACCGGCCGCTCCGCCGAGTGCTGGAGACGTTCAAGGTCGCCCAGGACCTCTGGGCCGGGGAGCGCGTCGACCACGACGGGACGTTCGTCGCGCGGGACGCCGGCCTGAACTACGAGGTCGGCGAGGTGCCCGTCTACGTCGGCGCGCAGGGACCGCACATGCTTCGAATGGCCGGGAAGCACGCCGACGGCGTGCTGGTGAACGCGAGCCACCCCCGGGACCTGGCGTGGTCCGCCGACCGGGTCGCGGAGGGCGTCGAGGACCGCGTCGCCCCCGGAGACGTCGACGTGGCGGCGTTCGCCTCGGTGTCGGTAGCCGAGGACGCCGAGAAGGCGCTTGCTGCGGCACGGCCGCCCGTGGCGTTCATCGCGGCTGGCGCCGCGCCACCCGTGCTGGACCGCCACGGGATCGACCGCGAGCGCGCCTCGGAGATCGGCGAGCAGATAGAGAGCGGCGAGTTCTCGCGGGCGTTCGAACTGGTGACCGACGGGATGCTCGAGGCGTTCTGTCTGGCGGGCGACCCCAAGGACGTCGCCGAGCAGCTGTCGGCGGTGACCGACCACGTGGACAGCGTGGTTGCCGGGTCGCCGCTCGGCCCCGACCGGGAGACGGCGGTCGGGTTGCTGGCGGCGGCGTTCGACGACGCTGGCGTCTGA
- a CDS encoding magnesium chelatase: MTDAHDTHAVADPRTETEGAAQMSVSEASDLAHRVVENIETVIVDKHDAVVQVLTAVLGGGHVLLEDVPGVGKTMLARSVARSFDGEFRRVQFTPDLLPTDVTGVNVFNEKSREFEFQPGPVFANVLLADEINRAPPKTQSALLEAMEEEQVTADGDTRALPDPFLVIATQNSVERDRTYELPVAELDRFMKKLRLGYPDRDNEVEVLDRVVGGHPIDDIEAVATVEDLQQARAVAASVAVSRPVKEYVTELARYTRDHAALGVSPRGSIALLQAAQGRAILDDRDYVVPDDVQAEAPSVLSHRIRAESGGTLGGEPARTLVQRALDTIDPE; this comes from the coding sequence ATGACAGATGCCCACGATACCCACGCTGTCGCGGACCCGCGGACCGAGACCGAGGGGGCCGCCCAGATGTCGGTCTCGGAGGCGAGCGACCTCGCCCACCGCGTCGTCGAGAACATCGAGACCGTCATCGTCGACAAGCACGACGCCGTCGTCCAGGTGCTGACCGCCGTTCTCGGCGGCGGTCACGTCCTCCTCGAGGACGTCCCCGGCGTCGGGAAGACGATGCTCGCTCGGTCCGTGGCTCGCTCCTTCGACGGCGAGTTCCGTCGCGTCCAGTTCACGCCGGACCTCCTCCCGACGGACGTCACCGGCGTCAACGTGTTCAACGAGAAGAGCCGGGAGTTCGAGTTCCAACCCGGCCCCGTCTTCGCGAACGTCCTGCTCGCCGACGAGATCAACCGCGCGCCGCCGAAGACCCAGTCGGCGCTCCTGGAAGCGATGGAGGAAGAGCAGGTGACCGCCGACGGCGACACGCGCGCCCTCCCCGACCCCTTCCTCGTCATCGCCACGCAGAACTCCGTCGAGCGAGACCGCACCTACGAACTGCCGGTCGCCGAACTCGACCGGTTCATGAAGAAACTCCGGCTGGGCTACCCGGACCGCGACAACGAGGTCGAGGTGCTCGACCGGGTCGTCGGCGGCCACCCCATCGACGACATCGAGGCCGTCGCGACTGTCGAGGACCTCCAGCAGGCCCGGGCCGTCGCCGCCAGCGTGGCGGTGAGCCGCCCGGTCAAGGAGTACGTCACCGAACTCGCGCGCTACACCCGCGACCACGCCGCCCTCGGCGTCAGTCCGCGTGGCTCCATCGCCCTCCTCCAGGCCGCGCAGGGCCGCGCCATCCTCGACGACCGGGACTACGTGGTGCCCGACGACGTGCAGGCCGAGGCCCCGTCGGTGCTCTCCCACCGCATCCGCGCGGAATCCGGCGGCACGCTCGGCGGAGAGCCCGCACGCACCCTCGTCCAGCGGGCGCTGGACACCATCGACCCGGAGTGA
- a CDS encoding alpha/beta hydrolase, translating to MDSVVSADDTEIGYRTYGDGRPLVLVHGGSTTKGSWRALRPHLTDQFRVVTYDRRGRGASADADEYDLGREVADLRAVVDAVDGDPVVVGHSYGGLVSLAAAGDLDIDDLVLYEPAVLVGDHRGDDLADRLQARLDDGDREGAIELFFREAGDIHEFDPGLVARATPLAETVVRETRVVEGYELGDPDVPDSTLLLAGEHSPDHLRDAVFELADRVETATVAELSGVGHLGVQTAPEQFAEELRSFLA from the coding sequence ATGGACTCAGTGGTCTCCGCCGACGATACCGAAATCGGCTACAGGACGTACGGCGACGGTCGCCCACTCGTCCTGGTCCACGGCGGGAGCACCACGAAGGGGAGCTGGCGCGCGCTCCGGCCGCACCTCACCGACCAGTTCCGCGTGGTGACCTACGACCGCCGCGGCCGCGGCGCGAGCGCCGACGCCGACGAGTACGACCTCGGCCGCGAGGTCGCAGACCTGCGGGCCGTCGTGGACGCGGTCGACGGCGACCCCGTCGTCGTCGGGCACTCCTACGGTGGTCTCGTCTCGCTGGCCGCTGCCGGCGACCTGGACATCGACGACCTCGTTCTCTACGAGCCGGCGGTCCTCGTCGGCGACCACCGCGGCGACGACCTCGCCGACCGACTGCAGGCCCGCCTCGACGACGGCGACCGCGAGGGCGCCATCGAGCTGTTCTTCCGGGAGGCCGGCGACATCCACGAGTTCGACCCGGGACTGGTCGCGCGCGCCACGCCACTCGCCGAGACGGTCGTCCGGGAGACCCGCGTGGTCGAAGGCTACGAACTCGGCGACCCCGACGTTCCGGATTCGACGCTGCTCCTGGCGGGGGAGCACAGCCCCGACCACCTCCGGGACGCCGTCTTCGAACTCGCCGACCGCGTCGAAACGGCGACGGTCGCGGAGCTATCGGGCGTCGGCCACCTCGGCGTCCAGACCGCGCCCGAACAGTTCGCCGAGGAACTGCGTTCGTTCCTGGCCTAG